A stretch of DNA from Mauremys mutica isolate MM-2020 ecotype Southern chromosome 25, ASM2049712v1, whole genome shotgun sequence:
CTTGATTGGAACCCAGATCTTTTACATAGAACTTTGCACCACAAACTCAGTGACTGTGCCAGCCTAACAGAGAGGAATCAAACTGGAAATGGTACTAATTTCAAGAGAGCATTTGCTCTTGCTGGGTTTACCACTCCCTTTATATTTCCTGCAGGGATATTGTGCTGGCATCACACCTGAAACCTCTAGAGAAAAAGGACAAaatgggaaaaaagaaaaaccttctGTGGAATTCCTATGCTACCCAAGCTAACGGCAAGCCGGACAGAGAGATGGAGCTAGCCCAGGTGAGGAGGAAAACTCCATCagtaagggtttgtctacacaaagGGCTTGTCGACACTTAAGTTAATTCGGACTAAGGGCGGGGGTGAATTTTAAGGCACAATAGTTTTAGCACAGTgcgtctcaaacttttttactggcgaccTCTTTCACATAAGAaatctctgagtgtgacccccccccaataaattaaacaccctttttaatatatttaacaccattataaatgctggaggcaagcacggtttggggtggaggttgacagcttgcgacccccccatgtaatgacctcacAACCCCgagaggtcctgacccccagtttgaaaacccctgcttTAGCACAACGTGTAGACAAGCAGTGAAAGAAATCTCCAGAATCCTCACAATAgatcagaccaaatgtccatctagtcCTACATcttgtctctgacaatggccaggaCCAGCTGCATTAGAGGAAAGTGCAAAGCACCCCCTAGGGAACACTCTATATAATAATATTCCAGGATTCACTCTGGGTGTCACTCTGACATGTAGAATGTCTTCTGAGTCTGTGTGAAATGATGGAAACAGCCACAAGCACGGGTCaaagctctttttgtttagaacAGGGGCGGCAACCTCTGGCCCGCGGCTCGCcagcgggccaggccagtttgtttacctgccacgtcagcaggttcggccgatcatggctcccactggcttcaccGTCCTAGGCCAGTGGGagtggcgggaagccacggccagcacatccctcacctgcgccgcttcctgcagcccccattggcctgggacggcaaaccgcggccagtgggagctgcgatcagccaaaatGCTGATGcgccaggtaaacaaactggcccagcctgccagggtgcttatcctggcgagccatgtgccagaagttgccaacccctggtttagaatATCAGCTTGCCCAGTCATCACTGGGATTGCAGGTCTGTTACTGTCCAGTTTTTTAGTTCTTTGCCATTCTGATATGAATTACACTCATGTGAGAGCAAGGCATGCATCTgtctatgccatgccaagagttCTAGCTATTGTGATATCAGAGCTAACTCAACCAATCAGTACCCTTATGCTACATGTAATTTGCATACAATAGTTTCATTGGTTGTAATGAGTCAGTGATATAagggagactgcacagatggtgAATTACTTGGACCAGTTGCCACAGTTCTTCAAAGGTTGAAGTGCCACGCACACAACTTTACATAAACTCCCCCAGCATCCACACAACAACCCCAAACACACAGCACCACACTCACCACAGGAAACAACCCCTCATTTGTATCACACATCTCCCAGCACTCCCCCAGACAGTAGTTCAACACAAATCTCCCTGCACCACAAATACAAATCAACACAAATTCCCAGCACATCTACTCCAGACACAACACCACAACCAGCACACACAATAACCCCGAACACGCACAGCCTCTCATCACAGCCCATACCTCTCATTCACCTGCTGCACAAATCAAAAAAAATATCTACCAGCACAACACACACCCTCACCCACTCTCACTCATATTTACCATAAAACCATAAACTAGAGTGGCaaagccattttgactttacgaATTAAACACTGATAGCACAGCCTTTCAGTTACTAGTTATGGAATGACCTGTCCAGAGGGGACTTCTGCTCCCAACACCCACCAGCTGGTGGGATTCTGCACCTGTTTTATGTAACTGTTATTGATCATCTTTTCATCCAGGGATGGGATGGACTCCCTGAAACGTCTGCAGACTTTTACAGATATTGGCGCAGATGCTTGAAAAGTGGACAGGAAAAATACCAGTTCCTGTTTCAGCTCGGCGGCAAGGGCCTGGGCAGAATCTTTCAAGCTGATGTTGGCTTTGGTCTCCTGGGTGAATTTCTTGTGGTGCTGGCCGAGCATGCCTGTAGGGAAGACACAGGAGCTGTCCTTCAGATATTACAGAGCCTTTCTGGGACCAAGCGCTTTGGACTAAACGTGGCTCTCCTGAGCCAGGTGGAGAAGGATAGCTGCAGGGACTTGTTTGGGAAACTGCAGAGCATGGGCAGGAATTGTGGTGCTGATGGCCTTCCTGAGGGCACAGCTGAAGCAGGTACAGCTGCTTTGCAGGAAGAAGAGAACGAGGCTGAGAGAGAAACCCATCTGAGGGGGGCTGGCCAGCGAAAGGAGGCAGACGACAGACTAATTAAAGAGCTGGTGAAATGTTACCTTGTTAGCTGAAGGAGCACAGGCTCTCCCTACAGCTCACACTCCACCAGGGTTACTAGGAGCTGAGGGCCAGGAGGGACCCTTCCTGTACTGCTCTGTCATCAAAGATGGAGGGACAGTGAGAGCCCCTTTTCTACAGAAAGTTGGTGATTGAGTTTTACTTTGTACCTGCTTCACCTGCCTCAGAAGAATGGCCTGGTACAAATACATATTAGTCGCCAAAAGGATTATACTGGGGGACACAGTCACACAGGAGACAACACTTGCTGTGAATCAGTAGTACAGTTTTGAATATAGTGTTTGGGGATGGGAAAAATCACTTTAGTATTAGTGGGAGAAGATTAATTCCCCTCTT
This window harbors:
- the CCDC103 gene encoding coiled-coil domain-containing protein 103 isoform X1 — translated: MEETGAIDFCALERELQAAVAADEKYQRENDAKFRAIHQKVASYEEFRDIVLASHLKPLEKKDKMGKKKNLLWNSYATQANGKPDREMELAQGWDGLPETSADFYRYWRRCLKSGQEKYQFLFQLGGKGLGRIFQADVGFGLLGEFLVVLAEHACREDTGAVLQILQSLSGTKRFGLNVALLSQVEKDSCRDLFGKLQSMGRNCGADGLPEGTAEAGTAALQEEENEAERETHLRGAGQRKEADDRLIKELVKCYLVS
- the CCDC103 gene encoding coiled-coil domain-containing protein 103 isoform X2, giving the protein METDIVLASHLKPLEKKDKMGKKKNLLWNSYATQANGKPDREMELAQGWDGLPETSADFYRYWRRCLKSGQEKYQFLFQLGGKGLGRIFQADVGFGLLGEFLVVLAEHACREDTGAVLQILQSLSGTKRFGLNVALLSQVEKDSCRDLFGKLQSMGRNCGADGLPEGTAEAGTAALQEEENEAERETHLRGAGQRKEADDRLIKELVKCYLVS